CGGCCAGGGCGCTTCAAATACTAGATGATAAAAATTCATGTAGGCCTGTAGCTCAGTCTGGCAGAGCGCTTGGCTTTTAACCAAGCGGCCGCGGGTTCAATTCCCGTCAGGCCTGTTTCTAATTTTATATTTTAACTTTTCTATCTGGAGGAAAAAATTTGAAAATTGATATTCAAGACCATATGTTAGTACCAACACATGAAATCATGACCGAAGATGAAATTGCTGATGAATTTAGTGATGTTGAGTATGATTTTAAAAATCTTCCTAAAATTAGATCAAATGATCCTGTTGTAAAAGCTATTGATGCAAAACCAGGAGATATTTTAAGGATTACTCGTGAAAGTCAAACTGCGGGTGTGTTTGTTACTTATAGGATAGTGGAAGATTAATTTAAATATAATTTTAGAGTTAGTGAAATTTATATATAGTATAATTTCTGTGTTTTTTTCTTTTTAGAAATTCATTATAATAAATTTAACTTAGTTTGAGAGGAATTATCTTATAGGAGATAGTTATGAGTAAATTAAGAATAATGATTAAATGAATTAGTTGTT
This genomic window from uncultured Methanobrevibacter sp. contains:
- a CDS encoding DNA-directed RNA polymerase subunit H, with product MKIDIQDHMLVPTHEIMTEDEIADEFSDVEYDFKNLPKIRSNDPVVKAIDAKPGDILRITRESQTAGVFVTYRIVED